One genomic segment of Odocoileus virginianus isolate 20LAN1187 ecotype Illinois chromosome 33, Ovbor_1.2, whole genome shotgun sequence includes these proteins:
- the LOC110136715 gene encoding proteoglycan 4-like isoform X1, which produces MVILSDFLRPCRLSRVLVTASPLCTDLLRVKAVPGASWAPTLSACDGRRSGGARDSFQRCWLLGPCLTTQPSRVYGPCHLTPPSVWSQDGSVLNICPPSEEPSRDQLDDREDLPWGAQFELPPTLLDPDSDSYRSSKATPLKKLDKKDSLLPHSSLHILLSPPAHEKPSSQSMKTLISKLCSPAGWEPGTPTPRTAAEAGLSTQALKEMAIGTKSIALIAATRRSRAQDREGGSGRSSLHPAEEAAPDPKDPKPGVTPETTPTDRKWPRASPGRARSAERKARGKPSPPLTRSVQLATEKLQPPATDHIAESQPPPALPQLSKSPGKSFLPAVPSASKMKPSLGFHADESTLHVPEVSFTFPSATWQSSPGPSRAPLLPRDIRGSMDSGGRHHSPLPPSHPCKRQGGSAKRPRRPK; this is translated from the exons ATGGTGATTCTGTCTGACTTTCTGAGGCCCTGCCGGCTATCGAGAGTGCTGGTAACAGCATCTCCTTTATGCACCGATTTGCTCAGGGTCAAGGCTGTGCCCGGTGCTTCCTGGGCTCCGACCCTTTCTGCCTGTGATGGGAGGCGCAGTGGAGGAGCCCGTGATTCCTTCCAGAGGTGCTGGCTCCTAGGGCCCTGCTTGACGACACAGCCCTCTCGTGTCTATGGTCCCTGCCACCTCACCCCGCCCTCTGTCTGGTCCCAGGATGGCTCTGTTCTGAACATCTGTCCCCCGTCAGAGGAGCCCAGCCGAGACCAGCTGGACGACAGGGAGGACCTCCCGTGGGGCGCCCAGTTTGAGCTGCCTCCCACGCTGCTGGATCCGGACAG TGACAGTTACAGGTCATCGAAAGCCACACCATTGAAAAAGCTGGACAAGAAagactccctcctcccccactcctCGCTCCACATTCTGCTGAGCCCGCCGGCTCATGAG AAGCCGAGCTCCCAGAGCATGAAGACACTGATCTCCAAGCTGTGCTCCCCGGCCGGCTGGGAGCCAGGCACCCCCACCCCGAGGACAGCGGCGGAGGCCGGGCTGAGCACCCAGGCCCTCAAGGAGATGGCCATAGGCACCAAGAGCATTGCCCTCATCGCGGCCACCCGGCGCTCCAGGGCACAGGACCGCGAGGGCGGCAGTGGCcgctcctccctccaccctgcagAGGAGGCAGCTCCAGACCCCAAGGACCCCAAGCCCGGAGTCACCCCGGAGACAACCCCGACCGACAGGAAGTGGCCGCGAGCCAGCCCGGGCAGGGCTCGCTCTGCAGAGAGGAAGGCCAGGGGGAAGCCATCACCCCCCCTCACCAGGAGCGTCCAGCTG GCAACAGAAAAACTTCAGCCACCTGCCACGGATCACATAGCCGAGAGCCAGCCTCCCCCTGCACTCCCTCAGCTGTCAAAGTCTCCGGGAAAGAGCTTTCTCCCTGCTGTCCCTTCAGCCTCTAAGATGAAACCCAGCCTCGGTTTTCATGCAG ATGAAAGCACACTGCACGTGCCGGAGGTCAGCTTCACCTTTCCCAGTGCCACCTGGCAGAGCAGCCCAGGCCCGAGCAGGGCGCCCCTCCTGCCCCGGGACATCCGAG ggtCTATGGACAGTGGAGGCCGACATCATAGCCCACTGCCTCCCAGCCACCCCTGCAAGCGCCAGGGCGGCAGTGCGAAGAGGCCAAGAAGACCAAAGTGA
- the LOC110136715 gene encoding mucin-7-like isoform X2 — protein sequence MASSLRDGSVLNICPPSEEPSRDQLDDREDLPWGAQFELPPTLLDPDSDSYRSSKATPLKKLDKKDSLLPHSSLHILLSPPAHEKPSSQSMKTLISKLCSPAGWEPGTPTPRTAAEAGLSTQALKEMAIGTKSIALIAATRRSRAQDREGGSGRSSLHPAEEAAPDPKDPKPGVTPETTPTDRKWPRASPGRARSAERKARGKPSPPLTRSVQLATEKLQPPATDHIAESQPPPALPQLSKSPGKSFLPAVPSASKMKPSLGFHADESTLHVPEVSFTFPSATWQSSPGPSRAPLLPRDIRGSMDSGGRHHSPLPPSHPCKRQGGSAKRPRRPK from the exons ATGGCCAGCTCCCTGCGC GATGGCTCTGTTCTGAACATCTGTCCCCCGTCAGAGGAGCCCAGCCGAGACCAGCTGGACGACAGGGAGGACCTCCCGTGGGGCGCCCAGTTTGAGCTGCCTCCCACGCTGCTGGATCCGGACAG TGACAGTTACAGGTCATCGAAAGCCACACCATTGAAAAAGCTGGACAAGAAagactccctcctcccccactcctCGCTCCACATTCTGCTGAGCCCGCCGGCTCATGAG AAGCCGAGCTCCCAGAGCATGAAGACACTGATCTCCAAGCTGTGCTCCCCGGCCGGCTGGGAGCCAGGCACCCCCACCCCGAGGACAGCGGCGGAGGCCGGGCTGAGCACCCAGGCCCTCAAGGAGATGGCCATAGGCACCAAGAGCATTGCCCTCATCGCGGCCACCCGGCGCTCCAGGGCACAGGACCGCGAGGGCGGCAGTGGCcgctcctccctccaccctgcagAGGAGGCAGCTCCAGACCCCAAGGACCCCAAGCCCGGAGTCACCCCGGAGACAACCCCGACCGACAGGAAGTGGCCGCGAGCCAGCCCGGGCAGGGCTCGCTCTGCAGAGAGGAAGGCCAGGGGGAAGCCATCACCCCCCCTCACCAGGAGCGTCCAGCTG GCAACAGAAAAACTTCAGCCACCTGCCACGGATCACATAGCCGAGAGCCAGCCTCCCCCTGCACTCCCTCAGCTGTCAAAGTCTCCGGGAAAGAGCTTTCTCCCTGCTGTCCCTTCAGCCTCTAAGATGAAACCCAGCCTCGGTTTTCATGCAG ATGAAAGCACACTGCACGTGCCGGAGGTCAGCTTCACCTTTCCCAGTGCCACCTGGCAGAGCAGCCCAGGCCCGAGCAGGGCGCCCCTCCTGCCCCGGGACATCCGAG ggtCTATGGACAGTGGAGGCCGACATCATAGCCCACTGCCTCCCAGCCACCCCTGCAAGCGCCAGGGCGGCAGTGCGAAGAGGCCAAGAAGACCAAAGTGA
- the LOC110136566 gene encoding kinesin-like protein KIF19, translating into MPSRPAAGPSPARGSPAKREMEPKDQQLTVALRIRPLNDTELEEGAAVIAHKVGDQMVVLMDPSEDPEDPLRTHRSREKTFIFDAVFDQHASQEDVYLATTQQLVEGVVSGYNATVFAYGPSGAGKTHTMLGVDTEPGIYLQMLSDLFQAIEETRDNTDCSVSMSYLEIYNEVIRDLLSPSSGFLDLREDSRGSIQIAGITEVSTSNAQEIMQLLTKGNRQRTQEPTATNKTSSRSHAVLQVTVRRRGRGAHLAEEVRVGRLFMVDLAGSERASQTQNQGKRMKEGAHINRSLLALGNCINALSEKGGSRAQYVNFRDSKLTRLLKDALGGNSRTVMIAHISPASTHFEESRTTLLYAYRAKNIKTRVKRNLLSVSYHIAQYMDVISDLRGQIQRLKAKVERQERERRGEPGGRDAQATIPAPDAEEDSRLKMNRIRAQLIGAFKEQLEMQRSLVELENTNIELHVDTSRHLLTIADWEREKTHHVTRRARTPEKDEEVLEAGPEGDEGQPAEPHEVALAREEVNMLLAEQRKTAALKVRERRHVHGLSRVCKDEQTWQQRPRASALSPRSLRQAGLEQRLASAKKKASQLEELLPAQATGEDQREALRLLRRAHELEVENAELQAQRLRGRSLLRQKDFLIQRYQQHRLLCERVIRAQRRLIQGEAPPAAPVRAPVLLGLPSGKGSPRELQPWVLGREGPPEKETAAHSRPLAWRIPRTEEPGGLLSVGSHRVGHD; encoded by the exons ATGCCCTCCCGCCCTGCTGCGGGCCCCTCCCCGGCCCGGGGCAGCCCAGCCAAGAGGGAGATGGAGCCCAAGGACCAGCAGCTCACG GTGGCTCTTCGGATCCGCCCGCTCAACGACACAGAACTGGAGGAAGGGGCCGCCGTCATCGCCCACAAGGTGGGGGACCAG ATGGTGGTGCTCATGGACCCCAGCGAGGACCCTGAGGACCCGCTGCGCACACACCGGTCCCGGGAGAAGACCTTCATCTTTGACGCTGTGTTCGACCAGCACGCGTCCCAG GAGGACGTGTACCTGGCCACCACCCAGCAACTAGTGGAAGGCGTGGTTTCTGGGTACAATGCAACAGTGTTTGCCTACGGCCCCTCAG GTGCTGGCAAGACCCACACGATGCTAGGCGTGGACACGGAGCCTGGGATCTACCTGCAGATGCTCAGTGACCTCTTCCAGGCCATCGAGGAGACCCGTGACAACACGGACTGCAGCGTGTCCATGTCTTATCTCGAG ATTTATAACGAAGTGATCCGGGACCTCCTGAGCCCATCCTCGGGGTTTCTGGACCTGCGGGAAGATTCTAGGGGCAGTATCCAGATTGCAGGCATCACAGAGGTCTCCACCTCCAACGCCCAGGAG ATCATGCAGCTCCTCACCAAAGGCAACCGGCAGCGCACGCAGGAGCCCACGGCCACCAACAAGACGTCGTCCCGCTCGCACGCGGTGCTGCAGGTCACCGTGCGCCGACGCGGCCGCGGCGCACACCTGGCGGAGGAAGTGCGCGTCGGCAGGCTCTTCATGGTGGACCTGGCGGGCTCGGAGCGGGCGTCCCAG ACCCAGAACCAAGGCAAGAGGATGAAGGAGGGTGCCCACATCAACCGCTCCCTGCTGGCACTGGGCAACTGCATCAATGCACTCAGCGAAAAGGGTGGCAGCCGGGCGCAGTATGTGAACTTCCGGGACAGCAAACTGACGCGTCTGCTGAAG GACGCCCTGGGAGGGAACAGCCGGACCGTGATGATCGCCCACATCAGCCCAGCCAGCACTCACTTCGAGGAGTCGCGGACAACCCTGCTGTACGCCTACCGGGCCAAGAACATCAAGACGAGG GTCAAGCGTAACCTGCTGAGCGTGTCCTACCACATCGCGCAATACATGGACGTCATCTCCGACCTGCGCGGGCAGATCCAGCGCCTCAAGGCCAAGGtggagaggcaggagagggagCGGAGGGGCGAGCCTGGCGGCCGGGATGCTCAAG ccACCATCCCTGCCCCCGACGCAGAGGAGGACAGCCGCCTGAAGATGAACAGGATCCGGGCGCAGCTCATCGGGGCCTTCAAGGAGCAGCTGGAGATGCAGCGCAGCCTGGTGGAGCTGGAGAACACCAACATTGAGCTGCATGTGGACACGTCCCGCCACCTGCTGACCATCGCCGA CTGGGAGCGGGAAAAGACCCACCATGTGACGCGCAGGGCCAGGACGCCCGAGAAGGATGAGGAGGTGCTGGAGGCCGGCCCAGAAGGGGACGAGGGCCAGCCTGCAGAGCCGCATGAGGTGGCCCTGGCCAGGGAGGAGGTCAACATGCTCCTGGCCGAGCAGCGGAAAACCGCCGCCCTCAAGGTGCGGGAGAGACGGCATGTCCACGGGCTCAGCCGGG TCTGTAAGGACGAGCAGACTTGGCAGCAGAGACCCCGGGCCTCTGCCCTGAGCCCTCGGTCTCTCCGCCAGGCGGGCCTGGAGCAGCGTCTGGCCAGCGCCAAGAAGAAGGCCTCGCAGCTGGAGGAGCTGCTGCCCGCGCAGGCCACCGGCGAGGACCAGCGGGAAGCGCTGAGGCTGCTGCGCCGGGCGCACGAGCTGGAGGTGGAGAACGCGGAGCTGCAGGCCCAGCGCCTGCGCGGGAGGAGCCTGCTGCGCCAGAAGGACTTCCTGATCCAGCGCTACCAGCAGCACCGGCTGCTGTGCGAGCGGGTCATCCGGGCGCAGCGGCGGCTGATCCAGGGTGaggccccgcccgccgcccctgTCCGGGCCCCCGTCTTGTTGGGGCTGCCTTCTGGGAAGGGCAGCCCCCGGGAGCTTCAGCCCTgggtcctgggtcgggaaggtcccccggagaaggagacggcagcccactcccgtcctcttgcctggagaatcccacggacagaggagcctggcgggctgctgtccgtgggctcgcacagagttggacacgactga